The window CCGATTACGCCGTAAACTTCTGGAGAGAGACACTGGCGAAACTGGTGGTAACTCCCGAGTGGGATGCAGCCAGAGAACTCAACGGATGGGACGATGCCTATCAGGATGCTCCCGAGTTCGAAGCCTTCCTTGGACAGGACTATGAAAACTACAAATCAATCCTGACCGATATCGGAATGATCAAATAATTTCTTAAAGGACAGCCCAGGCTTCCGGACAATCCCCCTGGATTGAAACCCGGAAGCTTTGAAGGCTGTGCCGATTGGAGGAAACCGTGAGTTTATCTGTTTTACCATCCCTGCTTTTTTTTGTGCTGGGTCTGGTGTATACGACGGCCACCGTCATGCTGCCCGATGCTTCCATAGGCCGGGCATATGAGCCGAAAATTTTCCCTTTTATGCTGGGATTCATTCTTCTTGTACTGTCCCTCGGTCTGATTGCCCGAGAACTGAAAGAAGTCCGTGGAAAGAATGAAAAAGAGTCGGCCCCACCCTTTTATAAAGAATCCGGTTTCAATAAAATCCTGATGACCTGTGTATTTGCCGTGCTGTATGCCCTGATTTTTAACAAGGCCGGCTATGTCATCAGTACCATTATTTTTCTGGAACTGGAACTGATTTTATTCAATGGAAAAGAAAACTGGAAAGTGAATACGGCTGTGGCTCTGGTCTTCAGTCTGTTTATCTATATTATATTTTCAAAAGTCCTGGGTGTTTTCCTTCCCTTAACACCCGGACTATGGATCTGAGGAGCAATCGATGGATACATTAGGATTTTTGCTGGACGGATTCATGGTAGCCCTGACCCCTGCTAATCTCATGTGGGTCACCATAGGCGGTCTTCTGGGAACCATCATCGGCATGCTTCCCGGACTGGGCCCGGCCACGGGTGTGGCCGTTCTTCTGCCGCTGACATTTTCCATGGGCCCTACCGCCGCACTCATCACCATGGGCGGTGTTTATTACGGAGCCATGTTCGGAGGCTCAAGGGCATCCATACTGATCAACACCCCCGGGGATGGTGCGGCGGTTGCCGCGACATTTGACGGCTACCCCATGACACAACAGGGGCGGGCAGAATCGGCTCTTGCCATCTCGGCGATATCCTCCTTTTTCGGTGGTATATTTGCGACCGTCTGTATGGTGGCCATCGCCATCCCTGTTGCCAGATTCGCTCTTAAATTCGGCCCGGCGGAATACTTTATGCTCTTCCTGTTTGCCCTGTCTGCAACGGCAGCCATGTCAGAAGGCAACCGTCTCAAAGGTTTTATAGCAACGATTTTTGGACTGATGATCGCTACCATTGGTATTGACGGCCAGTCCGGCGTCATCCGATTTTCCATGGGCATCCTGGAGCTGCAGAGCGGCATCGACTTCCTCATCATCATCATCGCCGTCTATGCTCTGGGAGAGGTGTTCAAAAGCTTCAAGAATATCGATTCGGGGAAAGCCAAGGTTCAGACGAACTTTGGAAAGATCTGGATCAGCATGGAAGACTGGAAACGTTCTGTATGGCCGATCCTGAGAAGTGCCCCCCTCGGATTCTTCGTGGGTGCCCTCCCGGGAGCCGGAGGAACCATGGCCTCTCTCATGGCTTACAACAACGAAAAGCAGTTATCCAAACATCCTGAGGAATTCGGAGAGGGGGCCATAGAGGGCCTTGCAGCTCCCGAGTCGGCCAATAATGCGGCCTCTGTAGGAGCCATGATCCCCATGCTGACCCTGGGAATCCCCGGTTCGGGAACCACCGCCGTCATGATGGGAGCCCTTCTCCTTCTGGGTCAGCAGCCCGGGCCGATGCTCTTTCAGCAGCAGCCCCTGATTGTCTGGGGTCTCATTGCCAGTATGTTCATCGGAAACATCATCCTGGCGGTCATAAACATTCCATTGGCGGGTGTTCTGGTTCGTGTCCTGTCCGTTCCTCCCAAGATCCTCTACCCCATTGTACTGGGTCTGTCTTTTGTGGGAGCCTATGCCATCAGCTACAGTGTCATGGATTTTTACATACTGGTCATTTTCGGACTGGTGGGATATTTCATGAGTAAGGCAAAATTCCCGACAACACCTATGATCCTGGCGGTCATCGTCGGGAACAATATGGAGCAGTCTTTCCGAAGAGCCTATAAGATTGCAGACGGAGACGTGGGCATCTTCTTTGGCTCTCCCATCTGCCTGATCCTGTTCACATTAACCATCATTTCCATCTTCTACCCCCTGCTCAGAGGGTATTTCATCAAGAGAAAGGCTGGAAAAGCCTGATCCTTTTCTCCGGCCCGGAGCATGCTTCCTTGATCAACTCCATTTCCGGGCCGGATTTATAATGAATATGTAATGGTTGAAACAGAGGGTTGCTGATGGAAAGTTCCATCAGACTGGCCATCAGACCGATTGAAATATTATAAACAATTGTCAAAATAAAAAGAAGCCAGTCCATCTGACGTCCAGCTACCATAATGGCAATCATATTACTGGCAATGGCCCTATAAAAAATCCAAAAACATTCACCGTAATCAGGATACGGGGCACCTTGCCCATCGCCGTCTTAATGCTTTCCCGAAGGTCTTCACTAATTTGATGACAAATCAGAAAATTATCAGATAGAACAACATCATGACTAAATTTAATGGAATCCTCATTTTACTTTTCCTATACTCATTATCAGGGAGTTTAAGATGAAACAAAAAAGAATTCATATATTATTAATCCTGTCCCTATTGAGCACAGCTCTGTTTGCCACAGGCAAACAGGAAACAATAGATGCTCCGGATATGGTTAAAGGACCGATTCTGGTCGCTTCAAAAATAGATACAGAAGGTGCCCTGCTGGGCAATATCATCCGTCTCGTATTGGAAAACGGCGGATTTGAAGTAGTGGATAAGATTTCATTCGGTCCCACCGACGTGGTCCGCCGGGCCATCATCAGCGGAGAGATTGACATATATCCAGACTATACGGGAAACGGAGCCTTCTTTTTTAATCAGAGTGATTCGGAGCTCTGGAAGGATCGGCAGAAAGGATTTGAACAGGTCAAAAAGCTGGACTTTGAAACAAACAAACTGGTCTGGCTGACTCCGGCACCGGCCAACAATACCTGGGCTATCTGTGTCCGACAGGACCTTGCCGAATCGGAAGGGCTGAAAAGTCTGGAAGATCTGGCGGCCTATGTGAACAGAGGGGGCGAGCTGAAACTGGCAGGATCCGAAGAATTTGCCTCACGTCCGGATTCTCTGCCGGCCTTTGAAAAGGCTTACGGTTTCAAGCTGGAGAATAAGCAGCTCCTGATACTGGCGGGTGGAAACACCTCACAAACAGAACAGGCGGCAGCACGGAAGACAGAGGGAGTCAATGCGGCCATGGCTTATGGAACAGACGGCCAGCTGGCGGCTTTGGGGCTGGTGGTTCTGGAAGATTCCCTGGGAGTACAACCTGTGTATGAACCGGCCCCCATCATCAGGTCTGAAGTTTATATAAAGTATCCTGAGATTGAAAATCTTTTGAAAAATGTGTTTGAATCTCTGGACCTTGTCACCCTGCAGACTCTGAACTCAAGCATAGCAGTGGAAGGAAGGAATGCTGCGGATGTGGCCGAAGAATATCTGAAAGAGAACGGGTTCATAGACTAAAAAGAATGTCTGAAGAACTAAAACCTGATTCTGGAAAAGCGGCGGCTCCGGGAATAATCACCGGGGTTGCCGCGGTTTTTTTTAACTTCATCGTCCTCAAAGAAAACCGGGTGGTTGAAGGCACAGGGCATAGGCTCTTTCAGTCTACTTCCCCCTGGCTTTGGGGGCTCATCCTCCTCCTGTTATTAATAGTATTTCTCATGTGCAGACTGAAAAACCTATCCGGGACACTCATGGACAGAACCCTCAAAGGGGCAGGTATAGTTCTTATGGGGCTGACACTGCTCGCCCTGTCCCAATGGGGGATTATTTACCCGATAGATCAGTATCCCTATGGCCGCATCAGTCCTTCAACAGGAGCCTGGCTCCTTTTGTTATCCTCTTATCTTTTAATCAATGCAGGGGGGGGTACAGGACAATCCCGGGGAGAAAAACTGCTGCACATTCTTCCCTGGATTCTAATATCCTTCTTTGTTTTCAGTGGCAGCCTGTCGGATCTGGGTATTTTCAAAGAATTTGAAAATGAGAAACGCCGCTTTCGGACAGAACTGGGCGGGCACCTCTACATCACCCTGCGCTCTGTCAGTCAGGCGGTAATCATCGGGATTCCTATGGGGATACTGGCCTGGAAGAACAAAAAAACAACTGCCTCCATTTTCGGAGTGATCAACTCACTCCAGACTATCCCCTCTCTGGCCCTCTTTGGATTGTTGATTCCGCCCCTGGCCTGGTTGTCCTTCCGTTATCCCGCTCTCAGGGAGATGGGGTTTAAAGGTGTCGGCCAGACACCCGCCATAATCGCCCTCACCCTTTACGCTCTCCTGCCCATTGTCCGGAATACCTATACCAGCTTGAGCGTGATTGAAGACCGCCTTCTTGATGCCGGCCGAGGCATGGGGATGACTCCAGGGCAGCTGTTTTTCAGGATTGAGCTGCCCATCGGCCTGCCCGTCATACTCAGCGGAATCAGGGTAGCCATGGTGCAGACGACCGGAAATGCCACAGTAGCAGCCCTTATCGGGGCCGGCGGCCTGGGTTTTTTTGTGTTTCGCGGCCTGGAGCAGGCGGCCCCCGATCTGATTCTAATGGGAGTGATTCCCATCATGCTCCTGGTGATTGTTCTGGACAAACTGATGGGCCTGCTCGTTAAACTATTCACACCAAAAGGCCTGGAGACACTCTATGATTCAATTTGAAAACGTCAGCAAATGGTACGGGTCTCACAAGGCGCTGGACCGTATCGATATGAAGCTTCCCCAGGGCAAGACCAGCATACTCCTGGGACCGTCAGGCTGCGGAAAGTCAACCACCCTCCGCTTGATCAACAAGCTGATCATTCCTGAGGAAGGAACCATCCGTATTGACGGTCAGGATATCAGGGAGATGAATAGTGAAGGACTCAGGAGGAGCATGGGTTATGTGATTCAAAGCATTGCCCTGTTGCCCCATATGACTGTAGAAGAAAATATTTCCCTTGTCCCGGACCTGCTGAAATGGACGATGCAGAAAAAGGAAAACCGAACCCTGGAACTGCTGGACATGATTGGACTGGAACCCGGGCGGTACAGGAACAAGTTTCCTTTTCAGCTTTCAGGGGGAGAGGCACAAAGGATCGGTGTGGCCAGAGCCCTGGCGGCAGACCCGCCCTTTCTATTAATGGACGAACCTTTCGGGGCAGTGGACCCCCTCAACAGAGAATCCCTGCAGAATGAATTCATCTCCATTCAGAGGAAGCTGAAAAAAACAGTTGTCTTTGTCACCCATGACCTGGAAGAAGCAGTCCGTCTGGGCGATCATATTACAGTTCTCAAGGAAGGCGTCATTCAACAGACCGGCAGTCCTGCAGAGATTCTGGGACATCCCCGCAATGATTTCATTAAGGAATTTGTCGGCTCCGATCGTATCCTGAAACTTCTCAATTACTATCTTGCTGAAAATTTCATGACTAAAGAGGGATGGGAGAACAATCCGCCCCTGTCCACTCCCTTCCTGTCCGGCACCGACAGCCTTAAAACAGCCCTCTCTCTTATGCTTGAAACCGGACTGGACAGGCTTCCTGTAGAAAACAAAGAATCTGGTTCCCGGGGATACCTGGATCGAAAGACGATTGAAGCCCTGGGAATTCAGGAAGAAGAAAAACCATGAAGAGTAAATTCCAGAAGACAGCATTAATCCTGATAGGAGTATTTTTTCTCCTTTTTATCTTCCTCCCGGATTTTGCCTTGTCCCTACTGAGAATACTCTTCCCCTCCGAGCCCGACAGGTTATACAGCCGGTCTTCTCTCTCCCGTCTCCTCTTAGAGCATATTTTTGTGGTGATTGTCTCTGAGTCTCTGGCCATCCTTCTGGGGACGGGCCTCGGGATTTTTGTGACCCGTCCCCGGGGAAAAGCCTACCTTCCACTGGTTCAATCTCTGGCATCCATGGTTCAGACATTTCCACCTACTGCCGTCCTGGCCCTGGCGATTCCACTGGCGGGATACGGATTTAAACCGGTGATTATCGCTCTCTTTCTATACAGCTCCTTCCCCATTATCAGCAACACCGTGAGCGGTCTGGGGAGTGTACCGAAAGATCTCATTGATGCCTCCAGAGGACTGGGGATGAAGGAAGGGCAGATTCTGATCAGAACAGAAATCCCCCTGGCTGCAGCGGTGATTCTGGCGGGGATTAGAACCAGTACAATCATCAACATAGGGACAGCCACTATCGGGGCAGTGGCCGGAGCCGGAGGACTGGGCAATGTCCTGATGGCAGGACTGATACACAACAATGGTGCCTATATATTCACTGGAGCCCTCTGTGCCGCTCTTCTGGCTTTCTTTGCAGACAGGGCTTTTGCCGGAGTAGATAGAAGACTTAAAAGAAAAGTGGCTTAAAAAGCCTACTTTCGGCGGATTCAACCAATATCTCTTCATTATGCTCTCTGAGACCCTTTTATCCTTGAGAGAGGTCATTTTGGTATACTTATTGCACCTATAGTATTCAAGAAAGAAAGAAATGAATTAAGCCTGGAGGAAAAATATGGAAATTCACAGATCTCACAATGGTCTCTTTTTAGGAGTATGTGATGGTTTGGCAGAATCCCTGGGGATTCCAGCCAAATATTTTAGATTACTCTTCATCATTACAGCCTTGCTCTTTCGGACATGGTTTGTCCTGGCTTTCTATCTACTGGCCGCCCTGCTCATGCCTGTCGAAAACAATGAAGAATGGAAAATCCAGGAGAACTTTGAGTCCCTCAGTCGTGATGCAAAACTGAAGGCTCAGGAAGAATATCAGGAATTGATGGAGACAATCCGAAAGAACAGAAAGGGAGAGAAAACCAGAGGAACCGAATAGTCCCTGGAATTCCAGCAATGCTGTTCCCATTGAAGGTGGATATGGTATATTTAAAAAACCATGATCACCCCTTCAAGCAAGAAAGAAAAGAAACAGGCAGAAGCAATATGAGGCTCCTCTTGTTTCTGTCTCTGTTCTCTTTATTTCTCTCCTGTTCTTCCCTGGGGGGAAGCTCATACACAGAGAGATTAAACAGATCGAAACAAGACAGAATCAGCTCTCTCATGGCGGATCTTTCTCCCCGGGAAGGGAAGCTGTTCTTTTTCAGCGCTGTCACAAGAGAACAATACAGGGACAGAGAACTTGAAAGCTGCCGGCAGGAAGCGGCAGCTCAGCTTTCACGGTACAACGCCATCAACGGCGTCAGTTATGTCCAGACAGAAAATAGAAACAATAATACCAAGTTCTGGGAAGCCGGTGATATTGCCTACAATAGCGACCTGGCCTCATCCCTGGAAGAGTCACTTGTTCTGGAAGAAAAAATACAGACAGAAGAAGGGACATGCGCCCTCTTTTCCTATACCCCTGACCAAATCCCGGACTTTATATTCACAGCCTCCAGGGACATATCAAAGCAGCCGGATTGGACCCTCCAGGCACTGAAGCTGAAGGGCTTTCAGAGTGCTGTCGGCTTCACCGGTCCGAGACGGTATCTGGAACGGACCATACAGCAGGCTGACAAAAATGCTCTGGCGACTCTTCTGGAACAGCGCTCCGGATCACTGGAAACCACACAGAGAGACTGGCAGACCGGTAGAGCCTCCTGGTCAGGAAGTATCATCACAACCAGGGCCTCAGGAACCATCCGGCAGGCCTATATTATCTCCCGATGGCAGGATAAAAAGGGAAATATGTATTCTCTTGTTCTCTGCCCCCTGATAGACCCTGGAAAATGGATGACAAGGCCGTAAAATGAGACAGAGACAACAACTCTTATCTGCCCTCCTGAACCTGAAAAGAGGTAACCGCCTGGCTCTGGTGGGAGGCGGAGGAAAGACCAGTATCCTCTATACTCTGGCCGGGGAGAACCTCCTGGGCCTGGGCCTGTATACAACAACCACAAAGATGTTTGATCCAACAATGGAAAACCACCCCTTCCATCGCCTGCTGACGGACTGGCAGGGAGAGGACTGCCCGGTGCCTGAATCTGAGGCTGAAAGCTGTTTTGTGGCAGCAGGAAGGATCCCCGGTGACAATCCCAAAGTACAGGGCTTGTCAAACAAGAGGATTGAGAGCTGGAAAAGTCTGGAAGTCTGGCCTATTCTGGTTATCGAGGCGGATGGCGCCGCAGGCAGACCGGTCAAGGCTCCCCGGGAGGGAGAACCGGTTATTCCCGGATCAGTAAACAGAGTCCTGGGGTGTATCGGTCTGGATGCTCTGGGAAAAAAAATAGAATCCCCCTGGGTACATTGTTCTGATCTGTTCCAAAAACGATTCTGCAGGAGGGAGCAGAAACGGGTTGACCCGGAGTGCCTTCTGGAGCTGATAAGACATCCCGAGGGACTTTTTCAGAATGCTCCCAAAGGAGCGGAAAAGACTGTGGTTTTTAATAAAACAGACTGTCTGGATTCCAGATATGAAATAGACCTGCTGTTAGACAGATTCAGACAGGAGATCCCCTCGATAAATTTCCTGGGGGTATCACTAAAATTAAATTTATTCAGGACCTGATCATTCGACTGTTCTTATGCCTGGATATCCGGAAGAATCGGAGCAAGGAGCCCCAATGTCCTTATTTACCAAAGCCGCAGAGCTTGAAAAACAGAACAGGTCATTCGCGCTGATCACCATCACAGCCAGTGAGGGTTCAGCACCCAGGAACTCGGGACGGATGATCCTCCTGAATGACGGATCAA of the Oceanispirochaeta sp. genome contains:
- a CDS encoding ABC transporter permease; this encodes MKSKFQKTALILIGVFFLLFIFLPDFALSLLRILFPSEPDRLYSRSSLSRLLLEHIFVVIVSESLAILLGTGLGIFVTRPRGKAYLPLVQSLASMVQTFPPTAVLALAIPLAGYGFKPVIIALFLYSSFPIISNTVSGLGSVPKDLIDASRGLGMKEGQILIRTEIPLAAAVILAGIRTSTIINIGTATIGAVAGAGGLGNVLMAGLIHNNGAYIFTGALCAALLAFFADRAFAGVDRRLKRKVA
- a CDS encoding ABC transporter substrate-binding protein; the encoded protein is MKQKRIHILLILSLLSTALFATGKQETIDAPDMVKGPILVASKIDTEGALLGNIIRLVLENGGFEVVDKISFGPTDVVRRAIISGEIDIYPDYTGNGAFFFNQSDSELWKDRQKGFEQVKKLDFETNKLVWLTPAPANNTWAICVRQDLAESEGLKSLEDLAAYVNRGGELKLAGSEEFASRPDSLPAFEKAYGFKLENKQLLILAGGNTSQTEQAAARKTEGVNAAMAYGTDGQLAALGLVVLEDSLGVQPVYEPAPIIRSEVYIKYPEIENLLKNVFESLDLVTLQTLNSSIAVEGRNAADVAEEYLKENGFID
- a CDS encoding PspC domain-containing protein, which produces MEIHRSHNGLFLGVCDGLAESLGIPAKYFRLLFIITALLFRTWFVLAFYLLAALLMPVENNEEWKIQENFESLSRDAKLKAQEEYQELMETIRKNRKGEKTRGTE
- a CDS encoding ABC transporter permease, with the translated sequence MSEELKPDSGKAAAPGIITGVAAVFFNFIVLKENRVVEGTGHRLFQSTSPWLWGLILLLLLIVFLMCRLKNLSGTLMDRTLKGAGIVLMGLTLLALSQWGIIYPIDQYPYGRISPSTGAWLLLLSSYLLINAGGGTGQSRGEKLLHILPWILISFFVFSGSLSDLGIFKEFENEKRRFRTELGGHLYITLRSVSQAVIIGIPMGILAWKNKKTTASIFGVINSLQTIPSLALFGLLIPPLAWLSFRYPALREMGFKGVGQTPAIIALTLYALLPIVRNTYTSLSVIEDRLLDAGRGMGMTPGQLFFRIELPIGLPVILSGIRVAMVQTTGNATVAALIGAGGLGFFVFRGLEQAAPDLILMGVIPIMLLVIVLDKLMGLLVKLFTPKGLETLYDSI
- a CDS encoding tripartite tricarboxylate transporter permease encodes the protein MDTLGFLLDGFMVALTPANLMWVTIGGLLGTIIGMLPGLGPATGVAVLLPLTFSMGPTAALITMGGVYYGAMFGGSRASILINTPGDGAAVAATFDGYPMTQQGRAESALAISAISSFFGGIFATVCMVAIAIPVARFALKFGPAEYFMLFLFALSATAAMSEGNRLKGFIATIFGLMIATIGIDGQSGVIRFSMGILELQSGIDFLIIIIAVYALGEVFKSFKNIDSGKAKVQTNFGKIWISMEDWKRSVWPILRSAPLGFFVGALPGAGGTMASLMAYNNEKQLSKHPEEFGEGAIEGLAAPESANNAASVGAMIPMLTLGIPGSGTTAVMMGALLLLGQQPGPMLFQQQPLIVWGLIASMFIGNIILAVINIPLAGVLVRVLSVPPKILYPIVLGLSFVGAYAISYSVMDFYILVIFGLVGYFMSKAKFPTTPMILAVIVGNNMEQSFRRAYKIADGDVGIFFGSPICLILFTLTIISIFYPLLRGYFIKRKAGKA
- a CDS encoding ABC transporter ATP-binding protein → MIQFENVSKWYGSHKALDRIDMKLPQGKTSILLGPSGCGKSTTLRLINKLIIPEEGTIRIDGQDIREMNSEGLRRSMGYVIQSIALLPHMTVEENISLVPDLLKWTMQKKENRTLELLDMIGLEPGRYRNKFPFQLSGGEAQRIGVARALAADPPFLLMDEPFGAVDPLNRESLQNEFISIQRKLKKTVVFVTHDLEEAVRLGDHITVLKEGVIQQTGSPAEILGHPRNDFIKEFVGSDRILKLLNYYLAENFMTKEGWENNPPLSTPFLSGTDSLKTALSLMLETGLDRLPVENKESGSRGYLDRKTIEALGIQEEEKP
- the yqeC gene encoding selenium cofactor biosynthesis protein YqeC, whose protein sequence is MRQRQQLLSALLNLKRGNRLALVGGGGKTSILYTLAGENLLGLGLYTTTTKMFDPTMENHPFHRLLTDWQGEDCPVPESEAESCFVAAGRIPGDNPKVQGLSNKRIESWKSLEVWPILVIEADGAAGRPVKAPREGEPVIPGSVNRVLGCIGLDALGKKIESPWVHCSDLFQKRFCRREQKRVDPECLLELIRHPEGLFQNAPKGAEKTVVFNKTDCLDSRYEIDLLLDRFRQEIPSINFLGVSLKLNLFRT
- a CDS encoding tripartite tricarboxylate transporter TctB family protein, with the protein product MSLSVLPSLLFFVLGLVYTTATVMLPDASIGRAYEPKIFPFMLGFILLVLSLGLIARELKEVRGKNEKESAPPFYKESGFNKILMTCVFAVLYALIFNKAGYVISTIIFLELELILFNGKENWKVNTAVALVFSLFIYIIFSKVLGVFLPLTPGLWI